In Brassica rapa cultivar Chiifu-401-42 chromosome A06, CAAS_Brap_v3.01, whole genome shotgun sequence, a single window of DNA contains:
- the LOC103873066 gene encoding molybdate-anion transporter isoform X2, which translates to MEVFYYLVFGVMAAVVVALEMSKRNKDQNTSSSFNSFKNNYILVFSIMMAGDWLQGPYVYYLYSTYGFGKRDIGQLFIAGFGSSMLFGTIVGSLADKHGRKRACVTYCIVYILSCITKHSPQYRVLMVGRILGGIATSLLNSAFESWLIAEHNKRNFDQQWLSLTISNAVFFGNGLVAILSGLFGNLLVDIFFFGPVAPFDAASCFLAIGMVIILTTWSENFGDPSDSKDLMTQFKVAAIAIASDEKIALLGAIQSLFEASMYTFVFLWTPALSPNNEEIPHGFVFATFMLASMLGSSLAARLMARSSLRVEKYMQIVFLVSAASLLLPITTSVLVTPSKVKEEGLSLTCSIQLLGFCVFEACIGIFSASIMKMRSQYIPEEARSTIMNFFRVPLNLFVCIVLYNVDALPITIMFGMCSIFVFVASILQWRLMVISENPKGEELSPMKEPDSEVDPLTL; encoded by the exons ATGGAGGTATTCTACTACTTGGTGTTCGGAGTGATGGCTGCCGTAGTGGTGGCTTTGGAAatgagcaagagaaacaaggatcaaaacacttcttcttccttcAATTCCTTCAAAAACAATTACATCCTAGTGTTCTCCATCATGATGG CTGGGGATTGGCTTCAGGGACCTTATGTGTATTATCTTTACAGCACTTATGGTTTTGGTAAACGAGATATTGGTCAGCTTTTCATTGCTGGTTTCGGCTCCTCTATGTTGTTTGGAACCATTGTTGGCTCTCTTGCTGACAAACA TGGTCGGAAGAGGGCATGTGTTACGTACTGCATTGTTTACATTCTTAGCTGCATCACCAAGCACTCTCCACAGTACAGAGTTTTAATGGTCGGTCGTATCTTGGGTGGTATTGCTACTTCTCTCTTGAATTCTGCCTTCGAATCTTGGCTCATTGCTGAGCACAACAAG AGGAACTTTGACCAACAGTGGCTGTCACTGACAATCTCTAACGCTGTTTTCTTTGGGAATGGTCTGGTGGCTATTCTCTCTGGGTTGTTTGGTAATTTACTTGTCgacatttttttctttggtcCTGTTGCTCCCTTTGACGCCGCTTCTTGCTTTCTTGCAATTGGAATGGTCATCATATTGACAACATGGTCTGAGAATTTCGGAGATCCATCTGACAGCAAAGATTTGATGACTCAGTTCAAAGTCGCTGCAATAGCAATTGCTTCAG ACGAAAAGATTGCATTGTTGGGTGCTATTCAATCTCTGTTTGAAGCCTCAATGTACACATTTGTTTTCCTCTGGACACCGGCTCTTAGCCCAAACAATGAAGAAATCCCACACGGCTTCGTCTTTGCAACCTTCATGTTGGCTTCAATGTTGGGAAGCTCCCTTGCAGCTCGTCTCATGGCCCGCTCATCTCTCAGAGTAGAGAAATACATGCAAATTGTATTTCTAGTATCCGCTGCTTCCCTTCTGCTTCCCATTACAACAAGT GTCTTGGTGACTCCGTCAAAGGTGAAAGAGGAAGGCTTGTCATTAACTTGCTCCATCCAGCTACTTGGTTTCTGTGTTTTCGAGGCTTGTATAGGAATATTTTCGGCATCGATAATGAAGATGAGATCACAGTATATCCCTGAAGAAGCGAGAAGCACCATAATGAACTTCTTCCGTGTTCCGCTTAACCTCTTTGTCTGCATCGTCTTGTACAAC GTTGATGCGTTACCGATCACAATCATGTTTGGTATGTGCTCAATCTTCGTCTTCGTAGCTTCTATATTACAATGGCGCCTTATGGTCATCTCCGAAAACCCAA AGGGAGAAGAGCTGAGTCCAATGAAGGAGCCAGACTCAGAAGTTGACCCTCTTACCCTATGA
- the LOC103873065 gene encoding uncharacterized protein LOC103873065 yields the protein MTFVHLLVSLLICITFTSSISVVPDPSTQDLINRICKQTIDFKFCNKTITSQLIRRRTSIKTIAKLTAAKAWINAIETLDNIEGSLLPKAKDRRSKEEFAACRKAYRLVDAHLDNALKYLYLKDYRFMRAYQALALVNISMCRTSFFHPTPMVYANWNMKILTDIAIYAGKILAPPPPLRTKTKKKTP from the coding sequence ATGACATTCGTTCACCTACTGGTCTCTCTTCTCATCTGCATTACCTTCACGTCGTCTATCTCCGTCGTCCCTGACCCATCAACACAAGACCTAATCAACAGAATATGCAAACAAACAATCGACTTCAAGTTCTGTAATAAAACCATCACATCTCAGCTAATTAGACGACGCACATCCATCAAGACAATCGCGAAGCTAACCGCGGCAAAAGCATGGATCAACGCCATAGAAACGCTTGACAACATCGAAGGTTCTCTTCTTCCCAAAGCCAAAGACCGTAGAAGCAAAGAAGAGTTCGCTGCTTGCAGGAAAGCGTATAGATTGGTGGATGCTCATCTTGACAACGCGTTGAAGTATTTGTATCTTAAAGATTATCGGTTCATGAGAGCGTATCAAGCTCTTGCGCTTGTGAATATTTCGATGTGTAGGACGAGTTTCTTTCACCCTACGCCTATGGTTTATGCGAACTGGAATATGAAGATCTTGACGGATATAGCGATTTATGCTGGCAAGATtcttgctcctcctcctcctctaagGACCAAGACCAAGAAGAAGACACCGTGA
- the LOC103873064 gene encoding zingipain-2-like, whose amino-acid sequence MHRICTSLHKLIYNLYITPRYHSFLATKSYKPKHLYQNISYFSLSKRMASIVFLIMSIVLSYITSGATSRGGVFKASAIKKHVQWMSRFHRVYSDNSEQASRFEIFKKNLEFIETFNMNTNITFKLDVNQFSDLTDKEFRAKYMGLVVPEGTNEVSETDKTMSFRYENVNETGESLDWRQEGAVTSVKNQGQCGCCWAFSAVAAVEGITKIAKGDLVSLSEQQLVDCSRDFNNGCNGGIMSKAFEYIINNQGITTEDNYPYQESQGTCSSATQVTDFIAATISGYETVPSDNEEALLKAVSKQPVSVAIAGSGAAFMQYSGGIFDGEYCGTHQTHAVTIVGYGISEEGTKYWLLKNSWGENWGENGYMRIKRDVDAPEGTCGLAHFAYYPLA is encoded by the exons ATGCACCGTATATGCACCTCACTTCATAAGTTAATCTATAATCTCTATATAACACCACGTTACCATAGTTTCTTGGCAACCAAGTCATATAAACCAAAGCATTTATATCAAAACATCTCCTACTTTTCTCTATCTAAAAGAATGGCTTCGATAGTTTTCTTGATTATGTCCATTGTGCTGAGTTACATAACCTCTGGAGCCACATCTCGTGGAGGAGTCTTCAAAGCTTCCGCCATAAAGAAACATGTGCAATGGATGTCTCGATTCCATCGTGTTTACTCCGACAATTCTGAACAAGCGAGTAGATTCGAGATCTTTAAGAAGAACTtagagttcattgagacattcaACATGAATACGAACATAACGTTCAAGTTGGATGTCAACCAGTTTTCTGATCTCACCGACAAGGAGTTCCGGGCGAAGTACATGGGCCTAGTGGTCCCCGAAGGTACGAACGAAGTTTCAGAAACCGACAAGACTATGTCGTTCAGATATGAAAATGTCAATGAAACCGGTGAGAGCTTGGACTGGAGACAGGAGGGGGCCGTTACATCAGTTAAGAACCAAGGCCAATGTG GATGTTGTTGGGCTTTCTCGGCGGTGGCAGCCGTGGAAGGTATTACAAAGATTGCAAAAGGTGATCTTGTATCCCTGTCAGAACAGCAGCTGGTGGATTGTAGCAGAGACTTTAACAATGGATGCAATGGAGGGATAATGTCTAAAGCTTTTGAGTACATTATTAACAACCAAGGAATCACCACGGAGGATAACTATCCTTACCAAGAATCACAAGGAACATGTTCTTCAGCCACCCAAGTTACTGATTTCATTGCTGCTACCATAAGCGGATACGAGACGGTTCCAAGTGATAACGAGGAAGCATTGCTAAAAGCGGTATCTAAACAGCCTGTTTCTGTGGCGATAGCTGGATCAGGGGCTGCGTTTATGCAATACTCCGGGGGGATATTTGACGGAGAGTACTGTGGGACGCACCAGACTCATGCGGTTACGATTGTTGGTTATGGGATTAGTGAAGAAGGGACTAAGTACTGGTTATTGAAAAACTCATGGGGAGAAAATTGGGGAGAAAATGGTTACATGAGAATCAAGAGAGACGTGGATGCACCTGAAGGAACGTGTGGTTTGGCCCATTTTGCTTACTATCCACTTGCATGA
- the LOC103873066 gene encoding molybdate-anion transporter isoform X1: protein MEVFYYLVFGVMAAVVVALEMSKRNKDQNTSSSFNSFKNNYILVFSIMMAGDWLQGPYVYYLYSTYGFGKRDIGQLFIAGFGSSMLFGTIVGSLADKHGRKRACVTYCIVYILSCITKHSPQYRVLMVGRILGGIATSLLNSAFESWLIAEHNKRNFDQQWLSLTISNAVFFGNGLVAILSGLFGNLLVDIFFFGPVAPFDAASCFLAIGMVIILTTWSENFGDPSDSKDLMTQFKVAAIAIASDEKIALLGAIQSLFEASMYTFVFLWTPALSPNNEEIPHGFVFATFMLASMLGSSLAARLMARSSLRVEKYMQIVFLVSAASLLLPITTSVLVTPSKVKEEGLSLTCSIQLLGFCVFEACIGIFSASIMKMRSQYIPEEARSTIMNFFRVPLNLFVCIVLYNVDVFPITIMFGMCSIFVFVASILQRRLMVISENPKGEERSPMKERDSEVDPLLPSDYVPFSIS, encoded by the exons ATGGAGGTATTCTACTACTTGGTGTTCGGAGTGATGGCTGCCGTAGTGGTGGCTTTGGAAatgagcaagagaaacaaggatcaaaacacttcttcttccttcAATTCCTTCAAAAACAATTACATCCTAGTGTTCTCCATCATGATGG CTGGGGATTGGCTTCAGGGACCTTATGTGTATTATCTTTACAGCACTTATGGTTTTGGTAAACGAGATATTGGTCAGCTTTTCATTGCTGGTTTCGGCTCCTCTATGTTGTTTGGAACCATTGTTGGCTCTCTTGCTGACAAACA TGGTCGGAAGAGGGCATGTGTTACGTACTGCATTGTTTACATTCTTAGCTGCATCACCAAGCACTCTCCACAGTACAGAGTTTTAATGGTCGGTCGTATCTTGGGTGGTATTGCTACTTCTCTCTTGAATTCTGCCTTCGAATCTTGGCTCATTGCTGAGCACAACAAG AGGAACTTTGACCAACAGTGGCTGTCACTGACAATCTCTAACGCTGTTTTCTTTGGGAATGGTCTGGTGGCTATTCTCTCTGGGTTGTTTGGTAATTTACTTGTCgacatttttttctttggtcCTGTTGCTCCCTTTGACGCCGCTTCTTGCTTTCTTGCAATTGGAATGGTCATCATATTGACAACATGGTCTGAGAATTTCGGAGATCCATCTGACAGCAAAGATTTGATGACTCAGTTCAAAGTCGCTGCAATAGCAATTGCTTCAG ACGAAAAGATTGCATTGTTGGGTGCTATTCAATCTCTGTTTGAAGCCTCAATGTACACATTTGTTTTCCTCTGGACACCGGCTCTTAGCCCAAACAATGAAGAAATCCCACACGGCTTCGTCTTTGCAACCTTCATGTTGGCTTCAATGTTGGGAAGCTCCCTTGCAGCTCGTCTCATGGCCCGCTCATCTCTCAGAGTAGAGAAATACATGCAAATTGTATTTCTAGTATCCGCTGCTTCCCTTCTGCTTCCCATTACAACAAGT GTCTTGGTGACTCCGTCAAAGGTGAAAGAGGAAGGCTTGTCATTAACTTGCTCCATCCAGCTACTTGGTTTCTGTGTTTTCGAGGCTTGTATAGGAATATTTTCGGCATCGATAATGAAGATGAGATCACAGTATATCCCTGAAGAAGCGAGAAGCACCATAATGAACTTCTTCCGTGTTCCGCTTAACCTCTTTGTCTGCATCGTCTTGTACAAC GTTGATGTGTTTCCGATCACAATCATGTTTGGTATGTGCTCAATCTTCGTCTTCGTAGCTTCTATATTACAACGGCGCCTTATGGTCATCTCCGAAAACCCAA AGGGAGAAGAGCGGAGTCCAATGAAGGAGCGAGACTCAGAAGTTGACCCTCTTTTACCCTCTGATTATGTTCCTTTCAGTATttcttag